The nucleotide sequence CATCGACCTCAAAGAGCGGGAGCGGGCGCTTCCTCCAATGACGGCCGCGGCTTAACCCCGCGGACGGCCCGCTCGGACGGCCTCGATAATGTCGATGGCGGCCCGGACGCCGCCTTCTATATCGAGTTGGGAGTTGTCTAGCAAGTAAGCATCCGGAGCCGGCCTTAAAGGCGCAATGGGGCGGTTCTTGTCGCGCTCGTCGCGCTGGATGATGTCGGCCAGCACCGCGGCCTCATCCGCCTCCTCGCCCCGTGCCTTCGCCTCCATGGTGCGGCGGCGGGCGCGGACCTTGGGGTCGGCGACGACGAAAATCTTCACATCGGCGTCCGGGCAGATCACCGTTCCGATGTCGCGGCCGTCAAGCACAGCACCCGGCGGATCGGCGGCAAATTGCCGCTGGAAGTTGACCAAGACCTCGCGGACCCTGGGGATAGCGGAGACGACGGACGCGCCCTCGCCAACCTTCTGGGTCTTCAGGACGGGATTGCCGAAATTCTCGGGATCGAGCTCCAGGGCGGCGGCAACTGCGGCCGCCTCGTCGCGAAGGTCATGGCCTGACTGCATCAGGGCATAGGCAACCGCGCGATAAATCACGCCGGTATCGAGGTGACGATAGCCGTAATGGTGGGCGAGGCGCTTGCCGAGCGTGCCCTTGCCCGAGGCCGCGGGTCCGTCGATGGCGATAATCATGAAAACTCCGCGCCAATCGAACGCATCATCGGAATGAAATCCGGGAAGCTGGTGGCAATGAAGGCGGTGTCATCGACCTTCACCGGTTGGTCTGAAGCGCAGCCCATCACCAGCGCCGACATCGCGATGCGATGGTCCATATGGGTGGCGACGAGGCCGCCGCCAGGGACATGGCCGCGGCCCTCGACGACCAGATCGTCGCCGGAAATCTCGACCTTCACGCCGTTGACGCGCAGCATGTCGGCCGTGGCCGCCAGACGGTCGGATTCCTTGACGCGCAGCTCGTGCAGGCCGCGCATAATCGTGGTGCCCTCGGCGAAGGATGCCGCCACCGCGAGCACCAGATATTCGTCGATCATCGAAGGCGCGCGCTCCGGCGGCACCTCGACGCCGCGCAGCTTCGATGCGCGCACGCGCAAGCGCGCCATCGGCTCACCGGCATCGCCCCGCACCTCGCTCTCCTCGATCGAAGCGCCCATTTCGCGCAGCGTCGTGAAGAGACCGGTGCGCAGCGGATTGGTCATGACGTCGGTCAGGATGAGATCGGACCCATCGGCGATCAGCGCAGCAACAATCGGAAAAGCGGCCGAGGACGGATCGGCGGGCACCACGACCTCGGCACCGTGCAGCTCGGGTTGCCCGACGAGGGTGATGCGGCGGCCATGCGTGCCTTCGACCGCCGAAGTGATGTCGGCACCGAAATGCTTCAGCATCAGTTCGGTATGGTCGCGGCTCGCCTCGGTCTCGATCACGGTCGTCGTGCCGGGCGCGGCCAGGCCTGCCAGCAGCACGGCCGATTTGATCTGCGCGGAGGCGACGGGGGTCCGGTAGGTGATCGGCAGGGGATCGCGCGCGCCCTGGATCGTCAATGGCAGACGTCCGCCCTCACCGCCGGAGATGACCTTGGCACCCATCTTTTCGAGCGGATCCAGGATCCGGCGCATGGGACGGCTGCGGAGCGAGGCGTCGCCGTCGAACACCGCGGAAATCGGACATCCGGCCACCGCGCCCATCACCAGCCGGCATCCGGTGCCGGAGTTCCCGAAATCGAGGGGCGCCTTGGGCTGGGCGAAGCCGGCGACGCCGACTCCATGCACCTTCCAGGCAAAATCGCCGGTGCGCTCGACCTTGGCGCCGAGGGCCTGCATGGATTTGGCGGTGTTGAGGACGTCTTCCCCCTCCAAGAGGCCGGAAATCCGGGTTTCGCCGACCGCGAGTGCGCCCAGGATCAGGGCACGATGGGAGATCGACTTGTCCCCGGGCACCCGTAGTTTCCCGGTCAGGACGCCGCTGGCGCGAGACTGGAGCGGCCTCGGTTGGTCGGAATGGGTCAAGATTGTGTCCTTGGATGTGCCCCTCGGGGGACAGGGGCGCAGGTACCACATGGCCCGCGCCCCGTCACGGGCATGTCTTTCTTCCGTAATGCGCTATTGACAGCGGGCCGCCAACTAGCCAAGTGAAGCACCGCTTTTCAGACATTCCCAGGATTCCTGCCGTGGCCAAGTCCGAACTCGGAACCAAACGCATTTGCCCGACCACGGGCAAGAAGTTCTATGACCTCAACAAGAATCCGGTGATCTCGCCCTATACTGGCGAGGTGGTGCCGATTGCCCCGGTCGCGCCGGTGCGTGCGACCCGCGGCGCCGAAGCGCGCAGCATGGCCCAGGACACCACGCCGGAGCCGGCGGAGACCGAAGAGATGGTCTCGCTCGAGGAGGCCGATGCCGAGGAGAACACCGGCAAGGTCAAGGCCGTCGTGCCCGAATCGGAGGACGATATCGAGGTCGATGAGACCCTTGACGACGACGATGACGACGATTCGACCTTCATCGCCGACGAGGAAGAGGGCGATGAGGACGTGACCGACATCATTGGTGATGTCGGAGGTGATGAAGAGACTTGAGATAATTCCAGAACTGTGGTTCTGGGTCTCTCCCGACGCGTCGCCCAAGGCGCGTCGGATGGTTAAGGGGCCATAGCTCAGCTGGGAGAGCGCTTGCATGGCATGCAAGAGGTCGGCGGTTCGATCCCGCCTGGCTCCACCAGCCTTCGCTCGCTTCGCGAGCTTCGGCTGGGCAAGCCAGTTCCGCTCCATCATAGCGAAGCTAGCGAAGGCTGCCGCGGCGTAGCCCGAAGGGCGAAGCCGGGCTCTGACGAAACTCCCTACTCCCCGATCACCGCATTGAGCCTGTCGCGCAGGGCGACGATCTCGTTCTTCATGCCGGTCAGCGCTGACACCGAGCAGTCGGACGCAGCGAGGATCGACTGCGGGACGCTGCGCGCCTTGTCCTTCAATGCGTGCCCCTGCGGCGTCAGGGCAATCAGCACCTGACGTTCATCCTCGCTCGAGCGCGTACGCCGGACCAGATGGGCCGCCTCGAGCCGCTTCAGGAGCGGCGTCAGGGTGCCGGAATCCAAGAACAGCTTCTCGCCGATGTCCTTCACCGGCACGTCGTCCTGCTCCCACAGCACCAACATCACCAGATACTGCGGGTAGGTCAGGCCGAGTCGGTCGAGCAGCGGCTTGTAGACGCGGTTGAAGGCATGGGCGGCCGAATAGACCGCAAAGCAGATCTGGTTATCGAGCCGCAGCGGCTGATCGGCCGCCAATTGTTTCCGGACCATGGAGAGCCTCAAGGGATTCGTCTTGGCATTGTGGGACGCGGCAGCCTCCGATTCAATTGCGAACAATTAAATGTGAGGCTGCTTAATTTCAATTGCACGCAATCTAATTGTTTGCAATAAAGATCGCGTCCCAACCGGAACCCCAGGAGACGAAGATGTCCGTGAATGTCCTCTACAAGACCAGCGCGAAGGCCACCGGCGGCCGCGATGGCCATGCCGCAACCCTCGACGGCGCCCTCGACGTCAAGCTCACCACGCCGAAGGAGCTCGGCGGCGGAGGCGGCGCCGGCAACAATCCCGAACAGCTCTTTGCGGCCGGATATGCCGCCTGCTTCATCGGCGCGATGAAATTCGTGGCCTCGCAGGGCGGCCCGAAGGTCCCCGCTGACACCTCCGTCACCTCAACGGTCGGCATCGGCCCGCGTTCCGAGGGCGGCTTCGGGCTCGACATCGATCTGGCCATCTCGCTGCCCGGCGTGCCGCGCGCGGAGGCCGAGGCGCTGGTCGAAAAGGCCCACCAGGTCTGCCCCTATTCCAACGCCACCCGCGGCAATGTCGACGTCCGCCTGAAGGTCGTCTGATCGACGTGGATCGGCCGGCCCGAGATCCCCCTCGGGCCGGCCATTCGCTCGATTTGCCACGCCGCGGGATTGGCGAGCGGCGGCGCATACGCCCCTACGCGGGACGCCATTGCTGGCGTGGGCGAACCTCGCTAGGCCTGTGCTCAACGATCGACACAGGGTTGAAGCGAAGGTTTGCTGCCATGACTTCCGAAGCCGCTAACGGCGCAATGAGCGGACTGCGCGTCATCGACCTCACGCGCGTGCTCGGCGGCCCCTACTGCACGCAGATCCTCGCCGATCATGGCGCCGACGTGATCAAGGTCGAGCCGCCGGCAGGCGACGAGGTGCGCGAGTGGGGCCCTCCCTTCCACGAGGAGGACGCGGCCTATTTCGTCGGCATCAACCGCAACAAGCGCTCGATCGGCCTCGACCTCGCCTCCGAGGGCGGCCGCGCCGTGCTGCTCAAGATGCTGGAGACGGCCGACGTCCTGATCGAGAATTTCAAGCCGGGCACGCTGGAGAAATGGGGCATCGGCAACGAGGTTCTGCGCGAAAAATTTCCGCGGCTCGTGCACTGCCGGATCTGCGGTTTCGGCGCCGACGGTCCGCGCGGCGGCAATCCCGGCTATGACGCCATCATCCAGGCCATGACCGGCATGATCGCGGCGACCGGCTCGCCGGAAAGCGGCCCGATGCGGATCGGCGTGCCGCTGGTCGACATCACCACCGGCCTCTATGCGGCGATCGGCATCCTGATGGCGCTGTCGGAACGGCAGCGCTCAGGGCTTGGCCAGTTCCTCGAGACCACGCTATACGAGACCGGCCTTGCCATCATGCATCCGCACACCGCGAACTATTTCATGCATGGCAAGCCGCCGGGCCTCACCGGCAACGAGCACCCCAATCTCGTGCCTTACGCGATCTTCCCGACCAAGACCGACGACATCTTCATCGGCGTCGGCAACGACGGAACCTTCCGCAAGTTGTGCAAGGAGATCGGCAAGGTGGAGCTCGGCACCGATCCGCGCTTTGCCCGCAACAAGGACCGCATCGCCAATCGCGAGGCGCTGCGCGCAGAGCTTGCCGCGGTGTTCAGCCAGCACGAGGCCGAGCCGCTCTGCAATCGCCTGCTCGCCGCGGGCCTTCCCGCCGGCCCGGTGCAGAAGATCGACCAGGCGCTGACCAACCCGCATACGATCTACCGCGGCGATGTCATCGAGAAGGACTGGTACAAGGGCGTCGCCTCGCCGATCCGGCTCGACCGCAGCAAGCCGAGCCTGCGCCGGCTGCCGCCGAAATTCAGCCAGCATTCCGCCGAGGTGCTCGGCGAGTTCGGATACTCCAGGGCCGAGATCGACGCGATGCTCGCCAAGGGCGTGGTCTGCGGCCCCGAGCGCAAGCGCTGAGGCCCGCACACCTCGCATCCGACAGCCGATGCCGCACTGCGGCGCGAGCACGATAGTGCGGCGCGAACGGCTGCGGCTGCCCCGGACGCGCATTCGCCTATTTGACAGCTTCCCTTTTCCAGCGCTTGCCGCTTTCGTTTCGGCCGCTTACACAGTCATGTGAACGTCATATGGCGCTGCTAGCGCAAGCGATCATTTTTGACGGCCCAAGGGAGGTTTTCTTGATGGCTCTTCGACCATTTGCTGCGGCTGCCGCTTTTGCGGTCACGTTCGGCTTTGCCGCCTCGCCGGCCTTGGCCGCGACCGAAATCCAGTGGTGGCACGCGATGACCGGCGCGAACAACGACGTCATCGTCAAGCTCGCCAACGACTTCAACGCGTCGCAGAGCGATTACAAGGTCATCCCGACCTACAAGGGCAACTACCCCGACACCATGAACGCCGGCATCGCGGCCTTCCGTGCCGGCAACGCGCCCCACATCATGCAGGTGTTCGAAGTCGGAACCGCGACCATGATGGCCGCGACCGGCGCAGTCAAACCGGTCTACAAGCTGATGGCCGAGACCGGCGAGAAGTTCGATCCGAAGGCCTATCTGCCTGCGATCACCGGCTACTACTCGACCTCGAAGGGCGAAATGCTGTCCTTCCCCTTCAACTCGTCGTCCACGGTCATGTGGGTCAACCTCGACGAGCTGAAGAAGGCGAACGTCGAGATTCCGAAGACCTGGCCCGAGGTGTTCGACGCCGCCAAGAAGCTCCACGCCAACGGCCATCCCACCTGCGGCTTCTCGAACTCCTGGGTCACATGGGTCAATCTCGAGCAGCTCTCGGCCTGGCACAACGTGCCGCTGTCCACGAAAGCCAACGGGCTCGACGGCTTCGACACCGTGCTGGAGTTCAACGGACCGCTCCAGGTCAAGCATCTCGAGAAACTGGTCGAGCTCCAGAAGGATAAGACCTACGATTATGCCGGCCGCACCAACACCGGCGAAGGCCGTTTCACCTCCGGCGAATGCCCGCTCTACCTGACCTCGTCGGCCTTCTTCGGCAACGTCAAGGCGCAGGCCAAGTTCAACTTCACCGCCGTGCCGATGCCCTATTATCCGGACGTCAAGGGCGCGCCGCAGAACTCGATCATCGGCGGCGCCTCGCTCTGGGTCATGGGCGGCAAGTCGGCCGAAGAATATAAGGGCGTCGCGAAATTCCTGGCCTTCCTCTCGGACACCGATCGCCAGGTGTATATCCACAAGGCTTCCGGCTACCTGCCGATCACCAAGGCGGCCTATGAGAAGGCCAAGGCCGAGGGCTTCTACAAGGATCAGCCCTATCTCGAGACCCCGCTGCTCGAACTGACCAATAAGGAGCCGACCGAGAATTCGCGCGGCCTGCGCCTCGGCAACATGGTTCAGCTCCGTGATGTCTGGTCGGAAGAGATTGAGCAGGCGCTCGCCGGCAAGAAGACCGCCAAGCAGGCGCTGGATGCCGCCGTCGAACGCGGCAACCAGATGCTGCGGCAGTTCGAAAAGACCGCGGTCAAGTGAGGCAATGAGCGGCAGGCCGCGGATGCGTGGCCTGCCGCTTCTGCTGACATCATGCAAAAGCAGGCCATCTTCCAGTCAAAGCTGTTGCCCTACGCGCTGGTTGCGCCGCAACTCGCGATTGTCCTGATCTTTTTCTACTGGCCGGCCGCGCAGGCGGTGATCCAATCGTTCCTGCTGCAGGATGCTTTCGGTCTGTCGACCAGCTTCGTCTGGGTCGACAACTACCTCGACCTGTTTCGGGAGCCCGCCTATTTCGAGGCGATCGTCCGGACGTTCTTCTTCTCGTTCGCCATCGCCGTCTCTTCGCTGTCCCTCGCGCTGCTGCTCGCCGTGATGGCGGACAAGCCGTTGCGCGGCGGCACGATCTACCGCACGCTGCTGATCTGGCCCTACGCGGTCGCCCCGCCCGTGGTCGGCGTGCTCTGGATCTTCATGCTGCACCCCTCGCTCGGCGTGCTCTCGCGCTATCTTCGCGCCGCCGGCATCGACTGGAATCCGCTGCTCGACGGCAACCAGGCAGCAACGCTGATCATCCTCGCCGCGGCCTGGAAGCAGATCTCCTACAACTTCCTGTTCTTCCTCGCCGGCCTGCAGAGCATACCGAGGAGCGTGATCGAGGCAGCCGCCATCGACGGTGCGCGCCCGATGCGGCGGTTCTGGACCGTGACGTTCCCGCTGCTGTCGCCGACCATCTTCTTCCTCCTGGTCGTCAACATCGTCTACGCCTTCTTCGACACCTTCGGCATCATCGACACCATGACCCGCGGCGGTCCCGGCAAGTCGACGGAAACGCTGGTCTACAAGGTCTATACCGACGGACTCCTGGGCGGAAACCTCGGCGGCTCCGCGGCGCAATCGGTCATCCTGATGGGCATCGTCATCGTGCTGACGGGGATTCAGTTCCGCTTCGTCGAACGCAAGGTGACCTACTGATGGTCGAGCAAGAGGGCTTTCGGCGCTATATCGCCCACATCATCCTCTGGATCGGGATCGCGATCGTCGCGTTCCCCGTCTATCTCGCCATCATCGCCTCCACCCAGGACAACGCGCTGATCGCGAACGGACAGATGTCGCTGCTGCCGGGCGGGCATTTCCTCGAGGTCTACTACCAGACGATCTTCATCGGCACGAGCGGCTCGACCCGCGAGCCGGTCGGCAACATGATGCTGAACTCGCTGGTGATGGCGATGCTGATCGCGGTCGGCAAGATCGCGATCTCGATCATCTCGGCCTATGCGATCGTCTATTTCCGCTTTCCGTTCCGGATGCCGATCTTCTGGATCATCTTCATCACGTTGATGCTGCCGGTCGAGGTGCGCATCTATCCGACCTACAAGATCGTCGCCGACCTGCACATGCTCGACAGCTATGCCGGCCTGTCGCTGCCGCTGATCGCGTCGGCCACCGCGACGCTGCTGTTCCGCCAGTTCTTCATGACCGTGCCGGACGAGCTTCTCGAGGCCTCCCGCATCGACGGCGCTGGCCCGTTCCGCTTCTTCTGGGATACGCTGCTGCCGCTGTCGCGCACCAACATGGCCGCGCTGTTCGTGATCCTCTTCATTCTCGGCTGGAATCAATATCTCTGGCCGCTTCTGATCACCACCCGCGACGACATGCAGACCATCCAGATCGGCATCCGCAAGATGATCACAACCACCGACGCGCTCACCGAATGGCCGGTCGTGATGGCGACGGCCGTGCTGGCGATGCTGCCGCCGGTGTTCGTCGTCGTCGCCATGCAGAAATTGTTCGTGCGCGGCCTGGTCGAGACGGAAAAGTGACGATGGCGAATTGCGAAGGGCGAGTAGCGAATGGGGTCGCTGCGTCTGCCTTGCGTGCTAACCATTCCCCATTCGCCATTCCCTACCCGCTATTCGCCGGTGCAACCCATGGCTAACGTCACCCTGCGCAATGTCCGCAAGACCTATCCCGGCGGCTTCGAGGCGATCAAAGGCGTCGACGTCGATGTCGCCGACGGTCAGTTCTGCGTGCTGGTCGGCCCCTCCGGTTGCGGCAAGTCGACGCTGCTCCGCATGGTCGCGGGGCTCGAGACCGTCACCGGCGGCGAGATCGACATCGGCGGACGCATCGTCAACCAGGTCGAGCCTGCCGATCGCGACATCGCGATGGTGTTCCAGAACTACGCGCTCTATCCGCATATGAGCGTCTACAACAACATGGCTTACGGCCTGCGCAACCGCGGCATGCCGGAAGCCGAGATCAAGACCCGCGTCGAGGAAGCTGCACGCATCCTCGAGCTTGCGCCGATGCTGGAACGCAAGCCGCGGCAGCTCTCCGGCGGCCAGCGCCAGCGCGTCGCCATGGGCCGCGCCATCGTGCGCCAGCCGAAGGTGTTCCTGTTCGACGAGCCGCTCTCCAATCTCGATGCCAAGCTGCGCATCGCTATGCGGGTCGAGATCCGCAAGCTGCAGCGCCGGCTAAGTACGACTTCGATCTACGTCACCCACGACCAGTTAGAGGCGATGACGCTCGCCGACGTCCTGGTCGTGATGAATGGCGGACAGGTCGAGCAGGTCGGCAATCCCCTGGCGATCTACGAGAAGCCGGCGACGACATTCGTCGCCTCGTTCATCGGCGCCCCGCCGATGAACCTTATGTCGACGCGGCCCGACGCGATCAAAGCTCAGCTCGGCAACGGCCGTGCGGCGGAAGCCGGCATCCTCGGCATCCGCCCCGAAGATTTCGCCATCACCGACCAAACGCCGGCCGGCGGCGTCGCGCTTCCGCTGACGGTGGAAGCGATCGAGCGCGTCGGCGCCGAAACCTTCGTCTATGGTTCGCGGCAGCAGGAGGAGCAGCGCGTGGCCGCCAATCCCGGCGAGCTGCCGCCCGGCGAGGTCATCGTCCGCATTCCCGGAACCGAGGCCCCCGCGATCGGCCAGAAAATCCGTGTCGCCGCGGTCCGCGAGAAGCTGCATCTGTTCAGCGGCGACGGCCGGAAGCGGGTCGAGGCCTGAAACTTCAGGGGCCGGTCGATAAAAAATCGAAAACAACCCCATGCAAAGTAGCCAAGGTGGGCTTTCCACCCGCGCGGGCCGCGAAATGACGGCTGTGCACGGTCCCTGCCAGGTGCTTGAACCTGCACGGGGATATGACCATATTGTTGACCAAGGGGTGCCGCTTTCGGGCCCTGAAACGTCAAAGTCGCTTTCCGCGAGGACTTTGTAAACTATGTCTCGTGTTCCCACGCTTTCCAGTCCGTTCCTACTGGGCTTCGACGAGATTGAGCGCGTGCTCGATCGCGTCGTTAAAGGCGCCGACGGTTACCCTCCCTACAATATCGAGAGGTGCGAACGGTCGGACGGCCAGCCCGAACGCTTGCGCATCACGCTGGCGGTCGCCGGATTCACCCGCGACCAACTCGATGTAACCATTGAGGAAAACCAGCTCGTGATCCGCGGGCGGCAGCAGGACGACAAGACCCGGCAATACATCCATCGCGGCATTGCCGCGCGCCACTTCCAGCGCACCTTCGTGCTGGCGGAGGGGATGCTGGTGCTGGGTGCGGATCTGAAGAACGGGCTGTTGTCGATCGATCTTGCCCGGCCGGAACCGGAAAGGATCGTTAAGACAATCGCTATCAATGAGCACGAATAATGGAACGAGTAGCGGACTCGACCGCTTAGTTTCCCAGAGGAGTCGAGACCATGAGTGAAGGTCACGTTGCGTTCGAATACGAAGCCAAGAACGTCTCGCCCGAGACGCTGGCGACCCTCGGCGAAGGCCATATCGCCTATGTGAAGCAGATCCGCTCCGAGGATGTGCCGGATTTGTTTCCCGAAGCCCCGAAGATTGCGCCGGGCTTGAAACTCTTCGCGCTCCATGCCGCCGACGGTACACCGATCATGCTGACCGACAGCCGTGAAGCCGCGATCGCGAATGCCTGGAGCAACGAACTGCAGGCGGTGAGCGTGCACTGAGCGCCACGCGCTTCGTAGCACACGGAATTCAAATGGGCCTGCCCTCAAGCGAGGGCAGGCCCATTTTACTATGTGCCTCGCGGTTGGTAGATCGTCGGCATGAACACGATGGCGCCCATCCCGGTCACCAGCTTCGAGATCTCGCCGGGCGAGCCGCTTTGCGACGCCCTCCTCTCGCTCAACAACAGCCACGCGGAGGAGTTGTCATGGCTTGAGCCCGAGCGGATGAAACATCTCGTCGCGCAAGCCTTCTACGCCCGGAGGATCGGCGACCTCGACGCGTTCCTGATCGCGCTCGATCAGGACGGACAATACGACAGTCCAAACTTTCTATGGTTTCGATCCCGCTACGCGCGCTTTGTCTATGTCGACCGAATCGTTGTCGCGCCATCCGCACGTGGCAACGGATGTGCGCGGCGGCTCTATGCCGACCTGTTCAATCGTGCAGCCGAGGCCGGACACGATCGCATCGTTTGTGAGGTCAACCTGCAACCGCCAAATCCGTCGTCGGATGCTTTTCATGCCGCGTTGGGATTTGTCGAGGTCGGCAGCGCCAGCATCCATGACGGACGCAAGACAGTGCGCTACCTGTCGCACTCGCTGTAGTGGGTGCTGCGGTCGACCTAAGCCGCGGTCGCGGGCGGCAGCGCGAGCACGGAATAGATCGCCTGCGCATCGCGCGAGGCGCGCAGCTTCTTGGCGATGTCCTGGTCGCGCAGCAGACGTGCGATGCGGGCCAGCGCCTTGAGATGATCGGCGCCGGCGCCTTCCGGCGCGAGCAGGAGAAAAACGAGATCGACGGGCTGGCCGTCCATCGCCTCGAAATCGATCGGGCGATCGAGCCGCGCGAACAGGCCGAAGATCTTCTCGAGCTTGGGCAGCTTGCCGTGCGGAATGGCAACGCCATATCCGACCGCGGTGGTGCCGAGCTTCTCACGCTGCAACAGCACTTCGAAAACCGCGCGCTCGTTCTGCCCGGTCAGTTCCGCGGCCTTGGCTGCGAGCTCCTGCAAGGCCTGCTTCTTGCTGTTGACCTTCAATGCCGGGAGAATCGCCTCGGGCGCGACCAGATCGGTAATCGGCATGAAAGTCTTCCGAGGTGAATTAAACCGTCAGGTTCCGAATTGGCCAGCTTAGCGAGAACCGAGCCGGGCCGGCGTCAAGAAGGTGAAGCAGGAGGCGGACTTAGCCCCAGTCCTGATGTGGGGCGCTTCTACTCCAACGCAATCCCGGTGCCAACTCCCGCGTGCGGCTTTGTCCCGGTCATTGTTAAGGGCGGCGGGGGGCGGGCCCGGGCCATCACTTGCCATCCGTCTTGCCCGCCGGCGGGTCGATCCAGCCCACATTGCCGTCTGCGCGGCGGTAAATGATGTTCACCCGGCCCGAGGAGCCGTGCTGGAATACCAGACAGGGGGCCCCGCTCAGGTCGAGTTCCATGACCGCCTCGCTCACCGACAGGACTTTCAGCGAGGTGCTGACCTCTGCGATGATTACGGGGTTGTACCCGGTCACCTCGTCCTCGCCCTCGCCCGGCGCCTCGAGGACGTAGCTCGTGGCATCGAGCGCTTCGAGCACAGCGGCGGCATGGGCCTTGCGGGCGGAACGGTCCTTGAGCCGGCTCTTGTAGCGGCGCAGCCGCTTCTCGATCATCAGCAACGCCTGATCGGCGCTGGCATAGGCGTCCGGCGCGTTCGAATCGGCCTCCAGCGTAATCCCCGAATCAAGATGCAGCGCACAGTCGGTGCGGAAGCCGAAG is from Bradyrhizobium sp. ISRA430 and encodes:
- the cmk gene encoding (d)CMP kinase; the protein is MIIAIDGPAASGKGTLGKRLAHHYGYRHLDTGVIYRAVAYALMQSGHDLRDEAAAVAAALELDPENFGNPVLKTQKVGEGASVVSAIPRVREVLVNFQRQFAADPPGAVLDGRDIGTVICPDADVKIFVVADPKVRARRRTMEAKARGEEADEAAVLADIIQRDERDKNRPIAPLRPAPDAYLLDNSQLDIEGGVRAAIDIIEAVRAGRPRG
- the aroA gene encoding 3-phosphoshikimate 1-carboxyvinyltransferase; the protein is MTHSDQPRPLQSRASGVLTGKLRVPGDKSISHRALILGALAVGETRISGLLEGEDVLNTAKSMQALGAKVERTGDFAWKVHGVGVAGFAQPKAPLDFGNSGTGCRLVMGAVAGCPISAVFDGDASLRSRPMRRILDPLEKMGAKVISGGEGGRLPLTIQGARDPLPITYRTPVASAQIKSAVLLAGLAAPGTTTVIETEASRDHTELMLKHFGADITSAVEGTHGRRITLVGQPELHGAEVVVPADPSSAAFPIVAALIADGSDLILTDVMTNPLRTGLFTTLREMGASIEESEVRGDAGEPMARLRVRASKLRGVEVPPERAPSMIDEYLVLAVAASFAEGTTIMRGLHELRVKESDRLAATADMLRVNGVKVEISGDDLVVEGRGHVPGGGLVATHMDHRIAMSALVMGCASDQPVKVDDTAFIATSFPDFIPMMRSIGAEFS
- a CDS encoding TIGR02300 family protein gives rise to the protein MAKSELGTKRICPTTGKKFYDLNKNPVISPYTGEVVPIAPVAPVRATRGAEARSMAQDTTPEPAETEEMVSLEEADAEENTGKVKAVVPESEDDIEVDETLDDDDDDDSTFIADEEEGDEDVTDIIGDVGGDEET
- a CDS encoding MarR family transcriptional regulator, whose product is MVRKQLAADQPLRLDNQICFAVYSAAHAFNRVYKPLLDRLGLTYPQYLVMLVLWEQDDVPVKDIGEKLFLDSGTLTPLLKRLEAAHLVRRTRSSEDERQVLIALTPQGHALKDKARSVPQSILAASDCSVSALTGMKNEIVALRDRLNAVIGE
- a CDS encoding organic hydroperoxide resistance protein, with the translated sequence MSVNVLYKTSAKATGGRDGHAATLDGALDVKLTTPKELGGGGGAGNNPEQLFAAGYAACFIGAMKFVASQGGPKVPADTSVTSTVGIGPRSEGGFGLDIDLAISLPGVPRAEAEALVEKAHQVCPYSNATRGNVDVRLKVV
- a CDS encoding CaiB/BaiF CoA-transferase family protein translates to MTSEAANGAMSGLRVIDLTRVLGGPYCTQILADHGADVIKVEPPAGDEVREWGPPFHEEDAAYFVGINRNKRSIGLDLASEGGRAVLLKMLETADVLIENFKPGTLEKWGIGNEVLREKFPRLVHCRICGFGADGPRGGNPGYDAIIQAMTGMIAATGSPESGPMRIGVPLVDITTGLYAAIGILMALSERQRSGLGQFLETTLYETGLAIMHPHTANYFMHGKPPGLTGNEHPNLVPYAIFPTKTDDIFIGVGNDGTFRKLCKEIGKVELGTDPRFARNKDRIANREALRAELAAVFSQHEAEPLCNRLLAAGLPAGPVQKIDQALTNPHTIYRGDVIEKDWYKGVASPIRLDRSKPSLRRLPPKFSQHSAEVLGEFGYSRAEIDAMLAKGVVCGPERKR
- the ugpB gene encoding sn-glycerol-3-phosphate ABC transporter substrate-binding protein UgpB gives rise to the protein MALRPFAAAAAFAVTFGFAASPALAATEIQWWHAMTGANNDVIVKLANDFNASQSDYKVIPTYKGNYPDTMNAGIAAFRAGNAPHIMQVFEVGTATMMAATGAVKPVYKLMAETGEKFDPKAYLPAITGYYSTSKGEMLSFPFNSSSTVMWVNLDELKKANVEIPKTWPEVFDAAKKLHANGHPTCGFSNSWVTWVNLEQLSAWHNVPLSTKANGLDGFDTVLEFNGPLQVKHLEKLVELQKDKTYDYAGRTNTGEGRFTSGECPLYLTSSAFFGNVKAQAKFNFTAVPMPYYPDVKGAPQNSIIGGASLWVMGGKSAEEYKGVAKFLAFLSDTDRQVYIHKASGYLPITKAAYEKAKAEGFYKDQPYLETPLLELTNKEPTENSRGLRLGNMVQLRDVWSEEIEQALAGKKTAKQALDAAVERGNQMLRQFEKTAVK
- the ugpA gene encoding sn-glycerol-3-phosphate ABC transporter permease UgpA, whose protein sequence is MQKQAIFQSKLLPYALVAPQLAIVLIFFYWPAAQAVIQSFLLQDAFGLSTSFVWVDNYLDLFREPAYFEAIVRTFFFSFAIAVSSLSLALLLAVMADKPLRGGTIYRTLLIWPYAVAPPVVGVLWIFMLHPSLGVLSRYLRAAGIDWNPLLDGNQAATLIILAAAWKQISYNFLFFLAGLQSIPRSVIEAAAIDGARPMRRFWTVTFPLLSPTIFFLLVVNIVYAFFDTFGIIDTMTRGGPGKSTETLVYKVYTDGLLGGNLGGSAAQSVILMGIVIVLTGIQFRFVERKVTY
- the ugpE gene encoding sn-glycerol-3-phosphate ABC transporter permease UgpE, which produces MVEQEGFRRYIAHIILWIGIAIVAFPVYLAIIASTQDNALIANGQMSLLPGGHFLEVYYQTIFIGTSGSTREPVGNMMLNSLVMAMLIAVGKIAISIISAYAIVYFRFPFRMPIFWIIFITLMLPVEVRIYPTYKIVADLHMLDSYAGLSLPLIASATATLLFRQFFMTVPDELLEASRIDGAGPFRFFWDTLLPLSRTNMAALFVILFILGWNQYLWPLLITTRDDMQTIQIGIRKMITTTDALTEWPVVMATAVLAMLPPVFVVVAMQKLFVRGLVETEK